The following are encoded in a window of Candidatus Desulfarcum epimagneticum genomic DNA:
- a CDS encoding conserved hypothetical protein (Evidence 4 : Unknown function but conserved in other organisms) — MSEYQYYEFLAIERPLEQDEIDGLRALSTRAVITPVSFVNEYHWGGFKSDARKLLLRCFDAHVYVANWMTAVFMLRLPIEALSREIAEAFAVEDTLDIKADQNYWIIEWGLWDSENYDRFGVEDGRGWMARLAPIRDELLRGDIRSLYIGWLAAVNGEMFADDLMEPFSVSGMESLTAPQKALAKFIEADPDLLAGAGMGSPALQETQTFQKEMDAWLDAFPRDEAKAVLRQLLEGKGRRAEQSVRNRFAAWRRGLGDDRTDAPRRSVGELRKNAEKARHIRAEKQKCDRKRREVKRRREREAYLKNLSMDFPKAWNSIQKTVERGSGPAYDEACNDLSDLSDAYALCATRERFKEKMNDFMAAHRRRRALIQRLAKAGVWNE, encoded by the coding sequence ATGAGTGAATACCAGTATTACGAATTTCTGGCCATCGAACGGCCGCTGGAACAGGATGAGATCGACGGGCTTCGGGCGCTTTCAACCCGGGCCGTGATCACACCCGTCAGTTTCGTCAACGAATACCATTGGGGCGGTTTCAAGAGCGACGCCCGAAAACTGCTGCTGCGGTGTTTCGACGCCCATGTTTATGTGGCCAACTGGATGACGGCCGTTTTCATGCTGCGCCTGCCCATTGAGGCTTTGAGCCGGGAAATCGCCGAAGCCTTCGCTGTGGAGGATACGCTGGATATCAAAGCCGATCAAAACTATTGGATCATTGAGTGGGGCCTGTGGGACTCTGAAAATTATGACCGCTTCGGCGTGGAGGACGGACGCGGCTGGATGGCGCGTCTGGCGCCGATTCGGGATGAGCTTTTGCGGGGGGATATTCGGAGTCTTTACATCGGATGGCTGGCGGCCGTGAACGGGGAAATGTTCGCGGATGATTTGATGGAGCCTTTTTCGGTGAGCGGGATGGAGAGTTTGACCGCGCCACAAAAGGCGCTTGCGAAGTTTATAGAGGCGGACCCGGACCTGTTGGCGGGCGCGGGCATGGGAAGCCCGGCCCTTCAGGAAACACAAACGTTCCAAAAGGAAATGGATGCGTGGCTGGACGCCTTTCCCCGTGACGAGGCAAAGGCGGTTCTGAGACAACTCCTGGAAGGCAAGGGGCGGCGGGCCGAACAGTCCGTCCGGAACCGTTTCGCCGCATGGCGTCGCGGCCTGGGCGATGACAGGACCGACGCGCCTCGGCGTTCGGTGGGAGAGCTTCGGAAAAACGCCGAAAAGGCGCGACATATCCGGGCGGAAAAGCAAAAATGCGACCGAAAACGTCGGGAGGTCAAGCGCCGCCGGGAGCGTGAGGCGTACCTGAAAAACCTGTCCATGGATTTTCCCAAGGCGTGGAATTCGATCCAAAAAACGGTCGAACGCGGATCGGGACCGGCCTATGATGAGGCCTGCAATGATCTTTCCGATCTGTCTGACGCCTACGCGCTTTGCGCGACCCGGGAACGCTTTAAAGAAAAGATGAACGATTTCATGGCCGCTCACCGAAGGCGCAGGGCGCTGATTCAGCGTCTGGCGAAAGCCGGCGTCTGGAATGAATGA
- a CDS encoding conserved hypothetical protein (Evidence 4 : Unknown function but conserved in other organisms) produces MRHLEKDENLTIPELARLIGVTERSVERNIRKLRDQGFLRRMGPARGGFWKVIKTG; encoded by the coding sequence TTGCGCCACTTGGAGAAAGATGAAAATCTGACCATACCGGAACTGGCCCGTTTAATTGGCGTGACCGAGAGATCCGTGGAAAGGAATATTCGAAAGTTGCGTGATCAGGGTTTTCTTCGACGAATGGGTCCGGCCAGAGGAGGTTTTTGGAAGGTGATCAAAACCGGATGA